The following are encoded in a window of uncultured Pseudomonas sp. genomic DNA:
- a CDS encoding LysR family transcriptional regulator produces the protein MLPELKIAQLRHFVWVAELQGFHAAAEKAHRTQPAISLSIRDLEGKLGQGLFEKRNARAARPELTPFGAQFMVYAKELIAHHDRVVNDMNLIAQHKSGHLRIASVPSIASRLLPDILARFIGDATDLHVSLFDDSSEAVLAMVENQQVDFGIASLWEADSDMRFTPIWADSIGVVCRKDHRLAGEVELSWQQLRGERLIANGTSRLLAGTAAQELVADSQFYMSNMISLLAMLEAGMGITTLPRFAFPVGHEQLSFIPLSDPLISRDIGIVCAANRSLPVAAKALFEFILRDAELNPARADNDSV, from the coding sequence ATGCTGCCTGAGCTGAAAATCGCCCAACTGCGGCATTTCGTCTGGGTCGCCGAGTTGCAGGGTTTCCACGCAGCGGCGGAAAAGGCGCACCGCACTCAGCCGGCGATTTCCCTGTCGATCCGCGACCTGGAGGGCAAACTCGGCCAGGGTTTATTCGAGAAGCGCAATGCGCGGGCGGCGCGCCCGGAGCTGACGCCTTTCGGCGCGCAGTTCATGGTCTACGCCAAGGAACTGATCGCCCACCACGACCGCGTGGTCAATGACATGAACCTGATCGCCCAGCACAAGTCCGGGCATCTGCGCATCGCCTCGGTGCCGTCGATTGCCAGCCGCCTGCTGCCGGATATCCTCGCGCGCTTTATTGGTGATGCCACCGACCTGCACGTCAGCCTGTTTGATGACAGCTCCGAAGCGGTGCTGGCGATGGTCGAAAACCAGCAGGTGGACTTTGGCATCGCCAGTTTGTGGGAAGCCGACAGCGACATGCGCTTCACCCCCATTTGGGCCGACAGCATCGGCGTGGTTTGCCGCAAGGATCACCGCCTGGCCGGGGAAGTTGAGCTCAGCTGGCAGCAACTGCGTGGCGAGCGCCTGATCGCCAACGGCACCTCGCGCTTGCTGGCCGGCACGGCGGCGCAGGAGTTGGTGGCCGACTCACAGTTTTATATGTCCAACATGATCTCCCTGCTGGCCATGCTGGAGGCCGGCATGGGCATTACCACGCTGCCGCGTTTCGCCTTTCCTGTCGGGCATGAACAGCTGAGCTTTATTCCCCTGAGTGATCCGCTGATCAGCCGTGATATCGGTATCGTCTGCGCCGCCAACCGCTCACTGCCGGTCGCCGCCAAGGCGCTGTTTGAGTTCATTTTGCGTGATGCCGAACTCAATCCGGCGCGGGCTGATAACGATTCTGTTTGA
- a CDS encoding DUF3726 domain-containing protein yields MLISSNELTSLLKRVFEGMGYPVGYYEDAAGLVKWLQVHGEQGFGELQRALPFVADSQRPAPQLLAEESQALLFDCHGRSALNCLPSIVELAETKALEQGCVNVKVRNCHNRKFVLKLLVDCARQGISGLAYWQNGKQPISEHVASIAAGATHPSYSEALLGAGSVPDTQTLTLLLSTRIDLLGQLHGNASQRTGYRQVSPEQFARAGQGTLEGGMDISIELWQQLNQLAEAVLVESSEQSRSGAGGR; encoded by the coding sequence ATGCTGATTTCGTCTAACGAACTGACCTCTCTGCTCAAGCGGGTTTTCGAAGGCATGGGCTACCCGGTCGGCTATTACGAAGATGCCGCCGGCCTGGTGAAGTGGCTGCAGGTGCATGGCGAGCAGGGCTTTGGCGAGCTGCAACGCGCCTTGCCCTTTGTCGCCGACAGCCAGCGTCCAGCCCCGCAGCTGCTTGCCGAAGAAAGCCAGGCGCTGCTGTTTGACTGCCATGGCCGCAGTGCCCTGAACTGCCTGCCGAGCATTGTTGAACTGGCCGAGACCAAGGCCCTGGAGCAGGGCTGCGTCAACGTTAAGGTGCGTAACTGCCATAACCGCAAGTTTGTCCTCAAACTGCTGGTTGACTGCGCACGCCAGGGCATTAGTGGCCTGGCCTACTGGCAGAACGGCAAGCAGCCGATCAGCGAGCATGTCGCTAGCATCGCCGCCGGTGCGACCCATCCGAGCTACAGCGAGGCCCTGCTCGGCGCTGGCAGCGTGCCCGATACCCAGACCCTGACTCTGCTGCTGAGCACGCGCATCGACTTGCTCGGCCAGTTGCATGGCAACGCTAGCCAGCGCACTGGTTACCGCCAGGTTAGCCCGGAGCAGTTTGCGCGTGCCGGTCAGGGCACTCTGGAAGGCGGCATGGATATCTCCATCGAACTCTGGCAACAGCTCAACCAGCTGGCCGAGGCGGTGCTGGTGGAAAGCTCCGAGCAATCGCGCAGCG